From Streptomyces chrestomyceticus JCM 4735, one genomic window encodes:
- a CDS encoding FhaA domain-containing protein, whose amino-acid sequence MGVLKRFEQRLEGLVNGTFAKVFKSEVQPVEIAGALQRECDNNATIWNRDRTVVPNDFIVELSTPDYERLSPYSGQLGDELSGMVRDYAKQQRYTFMGPIKVHLEKADDLDTGLYRVRSRTLASSTSQEHPGAAAAAQRPTAPRNSPSGPGGHVGPPPMPTSPPGAAPPASRPGAPGAGPQPGAASDGWYQGRGGAERGAPTRRWIEINGNRHQISRSTLVLGRSTDADVRIDDPGVSRRHCEIRVGTPPTIQDLGSTNGIVVDGQHTTRATLRDGSRIVVGSTTIVYRQAEG is encoded by the coding sequence GTGGGAGTACTGAAGCGCTTCGAGCAGCGTCTCGAAGGTCTCGTCAACGGCACCTTCGCCAAGGTGTTCAAGTCCGAGGTGCAGCCCGTTGAGATCGCCGGCGCGCTCCAGCGCGAGTGCGACAACAACGCCACCATCTGGAACCGCGACCGCACGGTCGTCCCCAACGACTTCATCGTCGAACTGAGCACCCCCGACTACGAGCGGCTCAGCCCGTACAGCGGCCAGCTCGGAGACGAGCTCTCCGGCATGGTCCGCGACTACGCCAAGCAGCAGCGCTACACCTTCATGGGCCCGATCAAGGTCCACCTGGAGAAGGCCGACGACCTCGACACCGGCCTGTACCGCGTCCGCAGCCGCACCCTCGCGTCCAGCACGTCCCAGGAGCACCCGGGTGCCGCCGCCGCGGCCCAGCGCCCCACCGCGCCCCGGAACAGCCCGTCCGGCCCCGGCGGTCATGTGGGTCCGCCCCCCATGCCCACCTCGCCGCCCGGTGCCGCCCCGCCCGCGTCCCGTCCGGGGGCGCCCGGCGCCGGTCCGCAGCCGGGCGCTGCCTCCGACGGCTGGTACCAGGGCCGGGGCGGCGCGGAGCGCGGCGCACCGACGCGACGCTGGATCGAGATCAACGGCAACCGCCACCAGATCTCCCGGTCGACCCTCGTCCTGGGCCGCAGCACCGACGCCGACGTACGGATCGACGATCCGGGAGTCTCCCGCCGGCACTGCGAGATCCGCGTCGGAACGCCGCCGACCATCCAGGATCTGGGTTCTACCAACGGCATCGTGGTAGACGGGCAGCACACCACCCGCGCTACGCTCCGCGACGGCTCGCGGATCGTCGTGGGCAGTACCACCATCGTTTACCGGCAAGCCGAAGGGTGA
- a CDS encoding LysR family transcriptional regulator encodes MRELECFLVLAEELHFGRTGARLYVSQSRVSQLVRALERRVGARLVERTSRRVRLTPLGTDFLAGLRPAYDALRGTVESTVAAARGIEGRLRIGFQGTADDRIMRAIDTFHTRHPGCATEIVEIPLQDPFGPVHRGEVDAAVVLLPVQEPGLVLGPVFSEQQQTLAVSVRHPFASRASLDAEDLADGPLVTVEGPAPEYWRYAQAPTSTPGGRPIPPGPGVRTLQEGLTLAAAGRGAMLLCRPTAEYHGRRDITFVPVNGLPDSALGLVWHQDRETARTRAFSTAVTDVT; translated from the coding sequence ATGCGCGAGCTGGAGTGCTTCCTCGTCCTCGCCGAAGAACTGCACTTCGGGCGCACCGGCGCACGCCTGTACGTCTCCCAGAGCCGCGTCAGCCAGCTCGTCCGCGCCCTGGAACGCCGCGTCGGAGCCCGCCTCGTCGAGCGCACCAGCCGCCGCGTACGGCTCACCCCTCTGGGTACGGACTTCCTGGCCGGCCTGCGCCCCGCCTACGACGCCCTGCGCGGCACGGTCGAGTCCACCGTCGCCGCTGCCCGCGGCATCGAGGGCCGGCTGCGCATCGGCTTCCAGGGGACCGCCGACGACCGCATCATGCGGGCCATCGACACCTTCCACACCCGCCACCCCGGATGCGCCACGGAGATCGTCGAAATCCCGCTCCAGGACCCCTTCGGCCCGGTGCACCGGGGCGAGGTCGATGCCGCCGTCGTCCTGCTGCCCGTCCAGGAACCCGGCCTCGTGCTGGGCCCGGTCTTCTCCGAGCAGCAGCAGACCCTGGCCGTCTCCGTACGCCACCCCTTCGCCTCCCGCGCCTCCCTCGACGCCGAGGACCTGGCCGACGGGCCGCTCGTCACCGTCGAAGGTCCCGCCCCCGAGTACTGGCGCTACGCCCAGGCCCCCACCAGCACCCCCGGCGGCCGCCCCATCCCGCCCGGACCCGGCGTCCGCACCCTCCAGGAGGGCCTCACCCTGGCCGCCGCCGGACGCGGCGCGATGCTGCTCTGCCGCCCCACGGCGGAGTACCACGGGCGCCGCGACATCACATTCGTACCGGTCAACGGGCTGCCGGACTCCGCGCTCGGACTCGTCTGGCACCAGGACCGCGAGACCGCGCGCACCCGCGCCTTCAGTACGGCCGTCACCGATGTGACGTAG
- a CDS encoding MFS transporter, which produces METIEETAGRDGELRRAAGWPAVGALAAATFTVVTSEMLPVGLLTPIGGALGVTDGTAGLTLTVAGVVAALGAPVLTLAVGRADRRVVLCGLMVMLAAANLLAAWAPGFGVMLAARVLVGLGMGGVWALAAGLAVRLVAARSVAAATSLIFSGVAAASVLGVPMGTLIGQLGGWRTAFVVVGVLAALVTGALAVLLPPLPAEGAVRLGGVLRLFHDARVRTGLVVVALLVGGHFVAYTYVRPVLEEVSGVGPGVISTLLLVYGVAGVAGNFVGGAGAGRSPRGTLVVISAVLAGAVLLVPVLGVGVPGAAALLAVWGLAYGGVSVSTQTWLMVVAPEAREAASALFVAVFNAAIALGAFGGGRVADGWGITAVLWSGGALAVGALVAVGVGRGPGAGRV; this is translated from the coding sequence ATGGAGACGATCGAGGAAACGGCGGGCCGCGACGGCGAGTTGCGGCGGGCCGCGGGGTGGCCCGCGGTGGGAGCGCTGGCGGCGGCCACGTTCACGGTGGTGACGTCGGAGATGCTGCCGGTGGGGCTGCTGACGCCCATCGGGGGCGCGCTGGGGGTCACGGACGGTACGGCGGGGCTGACGCTCACGGTGGCCGGCGTGGTGGCGGCGCTGGGGGCGCCGGTGCTCACTTTGGCGGTGGGGCGGGCGGACCGGCGGGTGGTGCTGTGCGGGCTGATGGTGATGCTCGCGGCGGCGAACCTGCTGGCCGCGTGGGCGCCGGGCTTCGGGGTGATGCTGGCGGCGCGGGTGCTGGTCGGGCTGGGCATGGGCGGTGTGTGGGCGCTGGCGGCGGGGCTCGCGGTGCGGCTGGTGGCGGCGCGGTCGGTGGCCGCGGCGACATCGTTGATCTTCAGTGGGGTGGCTGCCGCGTCGGTGCTCGGGGTTCCGATGGGCACGCTGATCGGGCAACTGGGCGGGTGGCGTACGGCGTTCGTGGTGGTGGGTGTGCTGGCGGCGCTGGTCACGGGGGCGCTGGCCGTGCTGCTGCCGCCGCTGCCGGCCGAGGGGGCGGTACGGCTGGGCGGGGTGCTGCGGCTGTTCCACGACGCGCGGGTGCGGACCGGGTTGGTGGTGGTGGCGCTCCTGGTAGGCGGGCACTTCGTCGCGTACACGTATGTGCGGCCGGTGCTGGAGGAGGTGTCCGGGGTCGGTCCCGGGGTGATCAGCACGCTGCTGCTGGTGTACGGGGTCGCGGGGGTGGCGGGCAACTTCGTGGGCGGTGCGGGTGCGGGGCGGTCGCCGCGCGGCACGCTGGTGGTGATCAGCGCGGTGCTGGCCGGGGCCGTGCTGCTGGTGCCCGTGCTGGGGGTGGGCGTGCCGGGGGCGGCGGCGTTGCTGGCGGTCTGGGGGCTGGCGTACGGAGGGGTGTCGGTCAGTACGCAGACTTGGCTGATGGTGGTGGCCCCGGAGGCGCGGGAGGCGGCGTCCGCGCTGTTCGTGGCGGTGTTCAACGCGGCCATCGCCCTGGGGGCCTTCGGCGGGGGCCGGGTGGCGGACGGCTGGGGGATCACCGCGGTGCTGTGGAGCGGGGGCGCGCTGGCGGTGGGGGCGTTGGTCGCGGTGGGGGTGGGGCGGGGGCCGGGCGCGGGGAGGGTGTGA